The following coding sequences lie in one Futiania mangrovi genomic window:
- a CDS encoding quinone oxidoreductase family protein produces MRAALIVETNGTKALSVQDIPDPAPSAGQLLVRVKAAGLNRADLALNANHRQVGAGQSYPIAGLEFAGEVVAAGDGVERWTPGDRVMGMTAGAYAGYCVIDQRHAMPVPAGVDWRTAATLPVALQTMYDAIVTNGGLRSGESVLVQGAASGVGIVGMQIAKLMGASVVIGASRSDEKLAALKAHGMDEGVNTTDPNWPERVRTLTGGKGVDLVIDMVSGETVNGSMLAAAILGRIVNVGRLGGMSGPFEFDLHALKRLSYIGVTFRTRSDVEIAAIVAATAEALQHHVEAGRIALPVVAAFPLEDITSAYDLMRTNTHLGKIVIEP; encoded by the coding sequence ATGCGCGCCGCACTGATCGTCGAGACGAACGGCACGAAAGCTCTTTCGGTCCAGGACATTCCCGACCCCGCGCCGTCCGCCGGCCAGCTTCTCGTCCGCGTGAAGGCCGCGGGCCTCAACCGCGCGGACCTCGCGCTAAATGCCAACCACCGGCAGGTCGGCGCGGGCCAAAGCTACCCCATCGCGGGGCTTGAGTTCGCGGGCGAGGTCGTCGCGGCGGGCGACGGTGTCGAGCGATGGACGCCCGGCGACAGGGTGATGGGCATGACGGCGGGGGCCTATGCGGGCTATTGCGTCATCGACCAGCGCCACGCCATGCCGGTGCCCGCGGGCGTGGATTGGCGCACGGCGGCGACCCTGCCGGTCGCCCTGCAGACCATGTACGACGCCATCGTGACCAATGGCGGCCTCAGGTCGGGCGAGAGCGTCCTCGTACAAGGCGCGGCATCGGGCGTCGGCATCGTCGGCATGCAGATCGCGAAGCTGATGGGCGCGTCGGTGGTGATCGGCGCCTCCCGCTCGGACGAGAAGCTTGCCGCGCTCAAGGCGCATGGCATGGACGAGGGCGTGAACACGACCGATCCGAACTGGCCGGAGCGGGTGCGCACACTCACCGGCGGCAAGGGCGTCGACCTCGTCATCGACATGGTGTCCGGCGAAACGGTTAACGGCAGCATGCTGGCCGCAGCGATCCTTGGCCGGATCGTCAACGTCGGCCGTCTCGGCGGCATGTCCGGCCCGTTCGAATTCGACCTGCATGCGCTGAAGCGGCTGAGCTATATCGGCGTCACCTTCCGCACCCGCTCTGACGTGGAGATCGCGGCGATCGTCGCCGCGACCGCGGAGGCCCTGCAGCACCATGTCGAGGCGGGACGCATTGCCCTGCCCGTCGTCGCTGCCTTCCCCCTAGAGGACATTACGAGCGCCTACGACCTCATGCGCACCAACACGCACCTCGGCAAGATCGTGATCGAACCGTAG
- a CDS encoding enoyl-CoA hydratase/isomerase family protein codes for MSEDILYESQGHVRIVTINRPDKMNSLDFAANDALAAALEEFDADDDARVCVLTGAGSKAFCAGADLKTYTMNFGGRPLPEFRQKYTNGYGIGGITRNMEIWKPVIAAVNGFAISGGLEISLACDMRFCSPNAEFAIQDVKWGFHPCDGALIRLPWIVGLGNAMEMFLSGDRIDAEHAFRIGLVNRIVPQETLLEETVAYATKLATRAPLAQQLGKEVMLRSLGRTMEDGLRFESRSFRDLGNTEDLDEGTTAFREKRDARFKGR; via the coding sequence GTGAGCGAGGACATCCTTTACGAAAGCCAGGGCCACGTGCGGATCGTCACGATCAACCGCCCGGACAAGATGAACTCCCTCGACTTCGCGGCGAACGACGCGCTTGCCGCCGCGCTGGAAGAGTTCGACGCGGACGACGACGCGCGCGTGTGCGTGCTCACGGGTGCGGGCTCCAAGGCATTCTGCGCGGGGGCCGACCTCAAGACCTACACGATGAATTTCGGCGGGCGCCCGCTCCCCGAATTCCGGCAGAAATATACCAATGGCTACGGGATCGGCGGCATCACCCGGAACATGGAAATCTGGAAGCCCGTCATCGCCGCGGTGAACGGTTTCGCCATCTCCGGCGGGCTGGAGATTTCGCTGGCCTGCGACATGCGCTTCTGCTCGCCCAACGCGGAGTTCGCGATCCAGGACGTGAAGTGGGGCTTCCACCCGTGCGACGGCGCACTGATACGCCTGCCGTGGATCGTCGGCCTCGGCAACGCCATGGAGATGTTTCTGTCGGGAGACCGGATCGACGCCGAGCACGCGTTCCGCATCGGCCTCGTCAACCGGATCGTGCCGCAGGAAACCCTGCTGGAGGAGACGGTCGCCTATGCCACGAAGCTGGCGACGCGCGCCCCGCTCGCCCAGCAATTGGGCAAGGAGGTGATGCTGCGCTCCCTCGGACGGACGATGGAGGACGGGCTGCGCTTCGAATCCCGCTCCTTCCGCGATCTCGGCAACACCGAGGACCTCGACGAGGGCACCACCGCCTTCCGCGAGAAGCGCGACGCCCGCTTCAAGGGCCGCTGA